TTTTAAGGCCAACTAGTGTAATGTGTAATCTCTATATTTTGACTTTATACGTGCATACTTGACCTCTAATTCAATTAGTTAGTCACAAGAGCAAACAATGTGCTGAAGTCAGGACACTCAAAATTGTTGACTTGTTGTCACACTCAATGATCGTCTGTGTCATCTGCGTGACCCTCCTGAAGGCATCGTTTGCAACATTTAAACAATTTGTGGAATTAGGTGAGCTCATCTGTAAATCACATGGATGGGACAGCACCTAGTACGTACATTTGAGTCAATTTATTCTTCGGTGGACCTAACaatttctgcaattttcccagGAAGCATGGATGTAAGTAGTCCCCCACATTGTCAGATTCAAGCACAGGTAAGAACATTTGCTTATTTTCCGCATCTTAATATGAATGTCGACGCTTGTGTTGATGTCGCACCGTCAAGTTGGTGTCCTCCATCCTGTCAACCCTCTCTTTGCCTCGTATCTCGATCCTGGCCCCCGACCCTccaccctctcctcctccttcccccCTTCAGCATGCTGATGTTCTGTGTGGCAGCTGCCCGCCTGGTTCTGCCCCACAGACTAGCACCCTTTGGCCCAGCCAGACGCCCGGGACCGCCTTCCCCATGTGGCCTGCACAGACCACCCAGCAAGTCCAGCAGATCCCACCCAACCAGCAGGTCCAGCCAACCCAACAGGTAATATGTTGTCGAGTCTATCAAACAAACCCTGGCAGAGGTAACCCAAATTAAAGTGGGAAAACATTTAACAGAGAACCTTGCCTGGACGTATTTGTTGTTTCAGGCCCCCCAACCTGCACCGTGCTGGACCGGGCAGCCTAACACTCCCTGCTGGTTGGGGACTCAACCGTTACCGGTATCTGGGCCCACTCCTCTTCCAGTACCGCCTCAGGTCCTGACACCCTCCCCTGCCCCAACTGCAAACATGGTCCCAGCTCCAACCATGGCTCCGACTCAAAGTCAAATGTGCCACCCTTGTTGGCCGGGCCAGTACCAGCCTGCCCCGCCTGCCCAGCCGGCTCAGCCTCCCCAGCCACCAGTTCAGGCTCAGGTACCTTTTCAGGTCCCGGCTGCGTCTCCAGTTCCTGTCCCAGCACCTGCTTCCGTTTCCGCCCCTGCTCATGCTCCAGTTCCGAGCCTCCAGCCATCTTTGCCAGGATGGGTTGCCCATCCTGGTTGGCCTTACAACCCCGGGCAGCCAGGATGGCCAGGACAGAATCCGGCCTTGGTGCCACAACACTGGCTGCCGCCAACATCGGGACCACTAGTACGTAACAACCAACAAAAATATCACAAGTGTCTTTCATAATAACACTTTTATTCTTGATTCATTTAGAGCGTAC
This genomic stretch from Syngnathus scovelli strain Florida chromosome 20, RoL_Ssco_1.2, whole genome shotgun sequence harbors:
- the LOC125990546 gene encoding galectin-3 isoform X3 encodes the protein MDVSSPPHCQIQAQHADVLCGSCPPGSAPQTSTLWPSQTPGTAFPMWPAQTTQQVQQIPPNQQVQPTQQAPQPAPCWTGQPNTPCWLGTQPLPVSGPTPLPVPPQVLTPSPAPTANMVPAPTMAPTQSQMCHPCWPGQYQPAPPAQPAQPPQPPVQAQVPFQVPAASPVPVPAPASVSAPAHAPVPSLQPSLPGWVAHPGWPYNPGQPGWPGQNPALVPQHWLPPTSGPLSVPYNLNLARGVYDKMMMTILGQIKPNAKMFTVNFLRGNDIAFHINPRFSEGGKQVLVRNHKLGERWGPEERDLKGPFPFAQGSPFEMKILCTQESFRVAVNNIPLFEFRHRVRELNQINRINILHDVILTYVNVETLP
- the LOC125990546 gene encoding galectin-3 isoform X4, whose translation is MDVSSPPHCQIQAQTSTLWPSQTPGTAFPMWPAQTTQQVQQIPPNQQVQPTQQAPQPAPCWTGQPNTPCWLGTQPLPVSGPTPLPVPPQVLTPSPAPTANMVPAPTMAPTQSQMCHPCWPGQYQPAPPAQPAQPPQPPVQAQVPFQVPAASPVPVPAPASVSAPAHAPVPSLQPSLPGWVAHPGWPYNPGQPGWPGQNPALVPQHWLPPTSGPLSVPYNLNLARGVYDKMMMTILGQIKPNAKMFTVNFLRGNDIAFHINPRFSEGGKQVLVRNHKLGERWGPEERDLKGPFPFAQGSPFEMKILCTQESFRVAVNNIPLFEFRHRVRELNQINRINILHDVILTYVNVETLP
- the LOC125990546 gene encoding galectin-3 isoform X5, whose amino-acid sequence is MDTSTLWPSQTPGTAFPMWPAQTTQQVQQIPPNQQVQPTQQAPQPAPCWTGQPNTPCWLGTQPLPVSGPTPLPVPPQVLTPSPAPTANMVPAPTMAPTQSQMCHPCWPGQYQPAPPAQPAQPPQPPVQAQVPFQVPAASPVPVPAPASVSAPAHAPVPSLQPSLPGWVAHPGWPYNPGQPGWPGQNPALVPQHWLPPTSGPLSVPYNLNLARGVYDKMMMTILGQIKPNAKMFTVNFLRGNDIAFHINPRFSEGGKQVLVRNHKLGERWGPEERDLKGPFPFAQGSPFEMKILCTQESFRVAVNNIPLFEFRHRVRELNQINRINILHDVILTYVNVETLP
- the LOC125990546 gene encoding galectin-3 isoform X1, with product MDLVSSILSTLSLPRISILAPDPPPSPPPSPLQHADVLCGSCPPGSAPQTSTLWPSQTPGTAFPMWPAQTTQQVQQIPPNQQVQPTQQAPQPAPCWTGQPNTPCWLGTQPLPVSGPTPLPVPPQVLTPSPAPTANMVPAPTMAPTQSQMCHPCWPGQYQPAPPAQPAQPPQPPVQAQVPFQVPAASPVPVPAPASVSAPAHAPVPSLQPSLPGWVAHPGWPYNPGQPGWPGQNPALVPQHWLPPTSGPLSVPYNLNLARGVYDKMMMTILGQIKPNAKMFTVNFLRGNDIAFHINPRFSEGGKQVLVRNHKLGERWGPEERDLKGPFPFAQGSPFEMKILCTQESFRVAVNNIPLFEFRHRVRELNQINRINILHDVILTYVNVETLP
- the LOC125990546 gene encoding galectin-3 isoform X2; this translates as MDLVSSILSTLSLPRISILAPDPPPSPPPSPLQHADVLCGSCPPGSAPQTSTLWPSQTPGTAFPMWPAQTTQQVQQIPPNQQVQPTQQAPQPAPCWTGQPNTPCWLGTQPLPVSGPTPLPVPPQVLTPSPAPTANMVPAPTMAPTQSQMCHPCWPGQYQPAPPAQPAQPPQPPVQAQVPFQVPAASPVPVPAPASVSAPAHAPVPSLQPSLPGWVAHPGWPYNPGQPGWPGQNPALVPQHWLPPTSGPLSVPYNLNLARGVYDKMMMTILGQIKPNAKMFTVNFLRGNDIAFHINPRFSEGGKQVLVRNHKLGERWGPEERDLKGPFPFAQGSPFEVASPRVECQANVWLKRWKGLERRLAKLVLDQGSADPWGDSWR
- the LOC125990546 gene encoding galectin-3 isoform X6; its protein translation is MWPAQTTQQVQQIPPNQQVQPTQQAPQPAPCWTGQPNTPCWLGTQPLPVSGPTPLPVPPQVLTPSPAPTANMVPAPTMAPTQSQMCHPCWPGQYQPAPPAQPAQPPQPPVQAQVPFQVPAASPVPVPAPASVSAPAHAPVPSLQPSLPGWVAHPGWPYNPGQPGWPGQNPALVPQHWLPPTSGPLSVPYNLNLARGVYDKMMMTILGQIKPNAKMFTVNFLRGNDIAFHINPRFSEGGKQVLVRNHKLGERWGPEERDLKGPFPFAQGSPFEMKILCTQESFRVAVNNIPLFEFRHRVRELNQINRINILHDVILTYVNVETLP